The following coding sequences are from one Candidatus Eisenbacteria bacterium window:
- the hrpB gene encoding ATP-dependent helicase HrpB: protein MTPALPIEPLLPEIVARLRETNRLVLRAAPGAGKTTRVPAALLDAGLAGARRVAVVEPRRIAARAAAEFVARTRGGAVGGEVGYRVRFVRKGGAATRLWFLTEGVFGRDLARDPFLEDVGIVVLDEFHERHLQSDLALAVVRELQESVRPDLRLVVMSATIETEPLAGFLGSTAAVVTSEGRAHPVAVSYDDAGHGLRLADRVAAAVRGVLDDPGDVLVFLPGAGEIRRATAALAPLASQRGIDVVPLHGDQPLDEQARALRPGTGRRIVLATNVAETALTVEGVTAVVDSGLARRARFDVRTGLDRLALAPISRSSATQRAGRAGRLGPGRCVRLWTRAEEAGRREHDVPEILRVDLGRTLLELAAWGLRDAAGLAWLDPPPPATLERAARLLVDLGALADDGALTDVGRRMLALPVAPRLARMLVEAEDEDALADGALLAALASERDVVRAARAFGGAAADFPPGPSDLLLRMELFEDAARAGFGRDACERLGLDAGAVRAVEHVRRQLGRRAGGGGGASADRLLRCVLAGFPDRVCRRRETGSPRGVMVGGVGVALAPQSVVRESELFVAVDVEGGERGAEARVRVASAVRREWLEQVFPGSVETAREVGFDDARGRAVARTVTRYRDLVLEERVRTDVDAGDASAALVAAVGADPARVLADHPDAQILLDRLRFLARAMPELGLPDDPAQLLRDALVAVASGMRSLAELRQADVGGAVLGLLSHRQRQAIEREAPSHWTLPSGRRVPLAYGRDRPPSVAARIQEVFGLATTPRLAAGRVPIVLELLAPSGRPMQITDDLASFWRTTYAQVRAELRGRYPRHPWPDDPTTATPTSRAKRRRS, encoded by the coding sequence GTGACGCCCGCACTTCCGATCGAGCCGCTCCTTCCCGAGATCGTCGCGCGCCTGCGCGAGACCAACCGGCTCGTCCTGCGCGCCGCGCCGGGCGCCGGCAAGACGACTCGCGTCCCGGCCGCGCTGCTCGACGCGGGTCTCGCCGGCGCGCGAAGGGTCGCCGTCGTCGAGCCGCGCCGGATCGCGGCGCGCGCCGCCGCCGAGTTCGTCGCACGCACCCGCGGCGGCGCCGTCGGCGGCGAGGTCGGCTACCGCGTGCGCTTCGTGCGCAAGGGCGGCGCTGCGACGCGCCTGTGGTTCCTCACCGAGGGTGTGTTCGGGCGCGATCTCGCGCGCGATCCCTTTCTCGAGGACGTCGGCATCGTCGTCCTCGACGAGTTCCACGAGCGCCACCTGCAGAGCGACCTCGCGCTCGCGGTGGTGCGCGAGCTGCAGGAGAGCGTGCGCCCCGACCTCCGCCTCGTCGTGATGTCGGCGACGATCGAAACGGAGCCGCTGGCGGGCTTCCTCGGCAGCACGGCGGCCGTGGTCACGTCCGAGGGGCGCGCGCATCCGGTCGCCGTCTCGTACGACGACGCGGGGCACGGGCTGCGGCTCGCGGATCGCGTCGCGGCGGCGGTGCGGGGCGTGCTCGACGATCCCGGCGACGTGCTCGTGTTCCTGCCCGGGGCGGGCGAGATCCGGCGCGCGACCGCGGCGCTGGCGCCGCTCGCTTCGCAGCGCGGCATCGACGTCGTGCCGCTCCACGGCGACCAACCGCTCGACGAGCAGGCGCGTGCGCTCCGGCCGGGGACGGGGCGGCGCATCGTCCTCGCCACCAACGTCGCCGAGACCGCGCTCACCGTCGAGGGCGTGACGGCGGTGGTCGACTCCGGGCTCGCGCGCCGCGCCCGCTTCGACGTGCGCACGGGGCTCGATCGGCTCGCGCTCGCGCCGATCAGCCGCTCGTCGGCGACGCAACGCGCCGGGCGTGCCGGTCGTCTCGGGCCGGGTCGCTGCGTGCGCTTGTGGACGCGCGCCGAGGAGGCGGGACGCCGCGAGCACGATGTCCCCGAGATCCTGCGCGTCGACCTCGGCCGGACGCTGCTCGAGCTGGCGGCCTGGGGCCTGCGCGACGCCGCCGGGCTCGCCTGGCTCGATCCTCCCCCGCCGGCGACGCTCGAGCGCGCGGCGCGGCTCCTCGTCGACCTCGGCGCGCTGGCCGACGACGGCGCCCTCACCGACGTCGGGCGCCGGATGCTCGCGCTGCCCGTCGCGCCGCGGCTCGCGCGCATGCTGGTCGAGGCGGAGGACGAGGACGCGCTCGCCGACGGCGCGCTCCTCGCCGCGCTCGCGAGCGAGCGCGACGTCGTGCGCGCGGCGCGCGCCTTCGGCGGCGCGGCGGCCGACTTTCCGCCCGGCCCGTCGGACCTCCTCCTGCGCATGGAGCTCTTCGAGGACGCGGCGCGCGCCGGCTTCGGCCGCGACGCCTGCGAGCGCCTCGGGCTCGACGCGGGTGCGGTGCGTGCGGTGGAGCACGTGCGCCGGCAGCTCGGCCGTCGCGCCGGCGGCGGTGGTGGCGCGTCCGCGGATCGCCTGCTGCGCTGCGTGCTCGCCGGATTTCCCGACCGCGTATGCCGGCGGCGCGAGACCGGCAGCCCGCGCGGCGTCATGGTCGGCGGCGTCGGCGTCGCCCTCGCGCCGCAGAGCGTCGTGCGCGAGAGCGAGCTCTTCGTCGCGGTCGACGTCGAGGGCGGCGAGCGCGGCGCCGAGGCGCGCGTGCGCGTTGCGAGCGCCGTGCGTCGCGAGTGGCTCGAGCAGGTGTTCCCGGGATCGGTCGAGACGGCGCGCGAGGTGGGCTTCGACGACGCGCGCGGGCGCGCGGTGGCGCGGACCGTCACGCGCTACCGCGACCTGGTCCTCGAAGAGCGGGTCCGCACGGACGTCGACGCCGGCGACGCGAGCGCGGCGCTCGTGGCGGCGGTCGGTGCGGATCCCGCGCGGGTCCTCGCCGACCACCCGGACGCCCAGATACTTCTCGATCGCTTGCGCTTCCTCGCGCGGGCCATGCCCGAGCTCGGCCTGCCCGACGACCCGGCGCAGCTTCTGCGCGACGCGCTCGTGGCCGTGGCGAGCGGGATGCGATCGCTGGCGGAGCTGCGGCAGGCGGACGTCGGCGGTGCCGTGCTGGGCCTCCTCTCCCATCGCCAGCGCCAGGCGATCGAGCGCGAGGCGCCGTCGCACTGGACGCTGCCGAGCGGCCGTCGCGTGCCGCTCGCGTATGGCCGCGATCGCCCGCCCAGCGTCGCCGCGCGCATCCAGGAGGTGTTCGGGCTCGCCACGACGCCGCGCCTGGCCGCTGGACGGGTGCCGATCGTGCTCGAGCTGCTCGCGCCGAGCGGGCGCCCGATGCAGATCACGGACGACCTCGCGAGCTTCTGGCGCACGACGTACGCGCAGGTGCGCGCCGAGCTGCGCGGCCGCTACCCGCGGCACCCGTGGCCGGACGATCCGACGACCGCCACGCCGACCTCGCGCGCCAAGCGACGGCGTTCGTAG
- a CDS encoding alkyl sulfatase dimerization domain-containing protein, which produces MATHSMVTADPLHTEPGFFGRPGEVTPDLYMYGSFVNTYAMKTSAGLVVVDPGLTHTSSSIHDAVRAWSDVPLRTAVYTHGHADHAFGLRAFLEAGDRPDIVAQERCVDRFHRYGLMHGLNGRINQRQFALPVPMFPNQFDWPTLLVRDRLVQRVGDVELHLTAAKGETDDALWVWVPERRYLFVGDFIIWQAPNCGNPQKVQRYPEEWADALETMAGCDAEWLFPGHGLAVQGRDAVRMVLTETARYLRVIVDEVRRRMNAGETAEEIFHAVEPDAELATRSYLRATYDHPKFIVRNLLRLWGGWWNGNAAELLPATPSRQAEEVAALAGGVAAVIARGRTLLAAGDATTAAHLAEWATRAAPADREAQALKRDVYARRLDEAESLMARGIFRAAMHDAQRALGEEPTNRVEAGGMALLQQPR; this is translated from the coding sequence ATGGCGACGCACTCGATGGTGACGGCCGATCCTCTCCACACCGAGCCCGGGTTCTTCGGCCGGCCGGGGGAGGTGACACCCGACCTCTACATGTACGGCTCGTTCGTCAACACGTACGCGATGAAGACCTCTGCCGGGCTCGTCGTCGTCGATCCCGGGCTCACGCACACCTCGTCGTCCATCCACGACGCCGTACGCGCCTGGTCGGACGTGCCGCTGCGCACCGCCGTCTACACGCACGGGCACGCGGACCACGCCTTTGGCCTGCGTGCGTTCCTCGAGGCGGGCGATCGCCCCGACATCGTTGCGCAGGAGCGTTGCGTCGATCGTTTCCACCGCTACGGCCTCATGCACGGACTGAACGGACGCATCAACCAGCGGCAGTTCGCCCTGCCGGTGCCGATGTTCCCGAACCAGTTCGACTGGCCGACGCTGCTCGTCCGCGACCGCCTGGTGCAGCGCGTGGGCGACGTGGAGCTGCACTTGACCGCCGCCAAGGGCGAGACCGACGACGCCTTGTGGGTGTGGGTGCCGGAGCGGCGCTACCTCTTCGTCGGCGACTTCATCATCTGGCAGGCGCCCAACTGCGGCAACCCGCAGAAGGTGCAGCGCTACCCCGAGGAATGGGCGGACGCGCTCGAGACCATGGCCGGGTGCGATGCCGAGTGGCTCTTCCCGGGCCACGGGCTCGCCGTGCAGGGACGGGACGCCGTTAGGATGGTGCTGACCGAGACCGCGCGCTACCTCCGCGTCATCGTCGACGAGGTCCGGCGTCGCATGAACGCCGGCGAGACGGCCGAAGAGATCTTCCACGCCGTCGAGCCCGACGCCGAGCTGGCGACGCGGTCGTACCTGCGCGCGACGTACGACCATCCGAAGTTCATCGTGCGAAACCTCCTGCGTCTGTGGGGTGGTTGGTGGAACGGCAACGCGGCCGAGCTGCTGCCGGCGACTCCGTCGCGCCAGGCCGAGGAGGTGGCGGCGCTCGCCGGCGGCGTCGCCGCGGTGATCGCGCGCGGCCGTACGCTCCTCGCCGCGGGCGACGCGACCACCGCGGCGCACCTCGCGGAGTGGGCGACGCGGGCGGCTCCGGCCGATCGCGAAGCGCAGGCGCTCAAGCGCGACGTCTACGCCCGCCGGCTCGACGAAGCGGAGTCGCTCATGGCGCGAGGGATCTTCCGGGCGGCGATGCACGACGCGCAGCGCGCGCTCGGCGAGGAGCCGACGAACCGGGTCGAAGCGGGCGGTATGGCGCTCCTCCAGCAGCCACGCTGA
- a CDS encoding MBL fold metallo-hydrolase, whose product MSEAAKPREVADGVVQVFLPLPFKPTIVNVYLVRTGSTWTLVDTGMHTGDSTRTFEAALAEYGIAPRDVTRIVCTHHHIDHYGTSGPYRELTHAKVFLHPLEAERAAATANAMGENEEWNRRSGVPDAPPHKRMPPPKLAFGTLYVPAIPDALLADADEIPLGDGRRFEVVWTPGHTPGHCCLLLQPDGILFVGDHLLPKITPHVGLYPNGPENPLGDFLNSHEKLKRFESRLVCPAHGGVYEDHRRRASQLIDFHRVRKMTMLELIRRRPLTPYEVALEAFAISADNRFQVMAATSETLAHLELLRFEGRALKMDENGVVRYRGR is encoded by the coding sequence ATGAGCGAGGCCGCCAAGCCCCGAGAGGTGGCGGACGGGGTCGTGCAGGTGTTCCTGCCGCTCCCCTTCAAGCCGACCATCGTCAACGTCTACCTGGTCCGCACGGGATCGACGTGGACGCTCGTCGACACCGGCATGCACACCGGCGACAGCACGCGCACCTTCGAAGCGGCGCTCGCCGAGTACGGCATCGCGCCGCGCGACGTCACGCGGATCGTGTGCACGCACCACCACATCGACCACTACGGCACGTCGGGGCCGTACCGAGAGCTGACGCACGCCAAGGTCTTCCTGCACCCGCTCGAAGCCGAGCGCGCCGCCGCCACGGCGAACGCGATGGGCGAGAACGAGGAGTGGAACCGCCGCAGTGGCGTCCCCGATGCGCCGCCCCACAAGCGGATGCCGCCTCCGAAGCTCGCCTTCGGGACGCTCTACGTGCCCGCCATTCCCGACGCGTTGCTCGCCGACGCCGACGAGATCCCGCTCGGCGACGGGCGTCGCTTCGAGGTCGTGTGGACGCCCGGCCACACGCCGGGTCACTGCTGCCTCTTGCTGCAGCCCGACGGCATCCTCTTCGTCGGCGACCATCTGCTCCCGAAGATCACCCCGCACGTGGGGTTGTATCCGAACGGGCCCGAGAATCCGCTCGGCGACTTCCTCAACTCGCACGAGAAGCTGAAGCGCTTCGAGAGCCGCCTCGTCTGCCCCGCGCACGGCGGCGTCTACGAGGACCATCGGCGCCGCGCGAGCCAGCTCATCGACTTCCATCGCGTGCGCAAGATGACGATGCTGGAGCTGATCCGGCGCCGCCCGCTCACGCCCTACGAGGTCGCGCTCGAAGCCTTCGCGATCAGCGCCGACAACCGCTTCCAGGTGATGGCGGCGACGTCCGAGACGCTCGCACACCTGGAGCTGCTGCGCTTCGAGGGGCGCGCGCTCAAGATGGACGAGAACGGCGTCGTGCGCTATCGCGGGCGCTGA
- a CDS encoding dodecin family protein, with protein sequence MVEKTIELTGTSTNSIEDAVGLAVARASATIKGIKPEVEVDRITAVVEDGGVTAWRVRVRVSFAVQEQIHE encoded by the coding sequence ATGGTCGAGAAGACGATCGAGCTCACAGGCACGTCGACCAACTCGATCGAGGACGCCGTCGGCCTCGCGGTCGCGCGCGCGTCGGCGACCATCAAGGGCATCAAGCCTGAGGTCGAGGTGGATCGGATCACGGCCGTCGTCGAGGACGGCGGCGTCACCGCGTGGCGGGTGCGGGTGCGGGTCAGCTTCGCCGTGCAAGAGCAGATCCACGAGTAG
- a CDS encoding alpha/beta fold hydrolase → MRALVAAVLVALAGVTNVVAREMPVGVRTADLVDAARSRTLATEIWYPARSEGRDVGLRRGRWPLVLVAHGSCGFRTNYEYLTTYLAGRGFVVAAPDFPGFTQSDCRNGLPTDLGAGAPGDLSFISRIFHDRTGPLGDVAAHVRGAATGLAGHSLGGLVVVNAALADPTFTAVVALAPAVDAASAAPFGALDPGPAMLVVGGGADRTISFDAVTRPFFDALPAPAYLVRIAAGTHSGFTDMDAGLGAEALAAQEDAVDRHAGPFFDRYLGRRRRAARALRTADDGAVAVVAKTK, encoded by the coding sequence GTGCGAGCTCTCGTCGCGGCGGTGCTGGTTGCTTTGGCCGGCGTGACGAACGTTGTGGCGCGCGAGATGCCGGTCGGTGTGCGGACGGCGGATCTCGTCGATGCAGCTCGGAGCCGAACGCTCGCGACGGAGATCTGGTATCCGGCGCGCAGCGAGGGGCGCGACGTGGGCCTGCGGCGCGGGCGGTGGCCGCTCGTGCTGGTGGCGCATGGGTCGTGCGGGTTCCGGACGAACTACGAGTACCTGACCACGTACCTCGCCGGCCGCGGATTCGTCGTGGCGGCGCCGGACTTCCCCGGCTTCACGCAGAGCGATTGTCGGAACGGGCTTCCGACCGACCTCGGCGCCGGCGCGCCGGGCGATCTCTCGTTCATCTCGCGCATCTTCCACGACCGGACGGGGCCGCTCGGGGACGTCGCCGCGCACGTCCGCGGCGCCGCCACGGGGCTCGCGGGGCATTCGCTCGGCGGGCTCGTGGTCGTGAACGCGGCGCTCGCCGATCCGACCTTCACGGCGGTCGTTGCGCTGGCACCGGCCGTCGACGCAGCGAGCGCGGCCCCGTTCGGAGCGCTCGATCCGGGGCCGGCCATGCTCGTCGTCGGCGGGGGCGCCGACCGGACGATCTCGTTCGACGCCGTGACGCGGCCCTTCTTCGACGCCCTGCCGGCGCCGGCGTACCTCGTCCGCATCGCGGCCGGTACCCACAGCGGTTTCACCGACATGGACGCAGGGCTCGGCGCCGAGGCGCTCGCGGCGCAGGAGGATGCCGTCGATCGCCACGCCGGCCCGTTCTTCGACCGCTACCTCGGCCGCCGTCGCCGCGCCGCCCGCGCCCTCCGCACCGCCGACGACGGGGCGGTGGCGGTCGTCGCGAAGACGAAGTAG
- a CDS encoding SDR family oxidoreductase, translating to MATVAFVTGAGRGIGRAIALRLATAGIAVGVTDVDAASADAVAGEIRRAGGRALGAAGDVTSLDAMRGAVRAVEQGLGAIDALVNNAGWDKMELFLDNDPALWDRLIAINYKGVLNTTRAVLEGMAARGSGRVVSIASDAGRVGSTGEAVYSGCKAGIIGFSKALAREVAAKGITVNVVCPGPTDTALLAEVGATPRGAKIVAAMHRAIPLGRIGQPEDVVGAVAFLVSDEAAFVTGQVLSVSGGLSMVG from the coding sequence ATGGCGACGGTCGCATTCGTCACGGGAGCGGGTCGCGGCATCGGACGAGCGATCGCGCTGCGACTCGCGACAGCGGGGATCGCCGTCGGCGTCACCGACGTCGACGCGGCGAGCGCCGACGCGGTGGCGGGTGAGATCCGGCGCGCCGGCGGTCGTGCGCTCGGCGCGGCGGGCGACGTGACGTCGCTCGACGCCATGCGCGGCGCGGTCCGCGCCGTCGAGCAGGGGCTCGGCGCGATCGATGCGCTGGTCAACAACGCCGGTTGGGACAAGATGGAGCTCTTCCTCGACAACGACCCCGCACTGTGGGATCGCCTGATCGCCATCAACTACAAGGGCGTGCTCAACACGACCCGCGCCGTGCTCGAAGGCATGGCGGCACGCGGAAGCGGTCGTGTGGTCTCGATCGCGTCGGACGCGGGTCGCGTGGGCTCGACGGGCGAGGCCGTCTACTCGGGGTGCAAGGCCGGCATCATCGGCTTCTCGAAGGCGCTCGCGCGCGAGGTGGCCGCGAAGGGCATCACGGTGAACGTGGTCTGCCCGGGCCCGACCGACACCGCGCTGCTCGCCGAGGTCGGCGCGACGCCGCGCGGCGCGAAGATCGTCGCCGCCATGCATCGCGCGATCCCGCTCGGACGGATCGGCCAGCCCGAGGACGTCGTCGGCGCCGTCGCGTTTCTCGTGTCGGACGAGGCGGCGTTCGTCACCGGGCAGGTGCTGAGCGTGTCGGGTGGACTCAGCATGGTCGGCTGA
- a CDS encoding GFA family protein: protein MKIEGGCYCGAVRYQAEGDALFKGQCHCRECQYISGGLPNVVMGMPEPGFKYTKGAPKKFTRKDLPNPVTREFCAECGTHLLTRTPRVPGAVLMKVGTFDDPSVFGGPQMVIFTIDKQSFHHVPEGVPTFERVPG from the coding sequence ATGAAGATCGAAGGTGGCTGCTACTGCGGCGCGGTTCGCTACCAGGCGGAGGGCGACGCCCTGTTCAAAGGCCAGTGCCACTGCCGCGAGTGCCAGTACATCTCCGGCGGGCTTCCGAACGTCGTGATGGGCATGCCCGAGCCGGGCTTCAAGTACACGAAGGGTGCGCCCAAGAAGTTCACGCGCAAGGACCTGCCGAACCCGGTGACGCGCGAGTTCTGCGCCGAGTGCGGGACGCATCTCCTGACGCGCACGCCCAGGGTGCCCGGCGCCGTGCTGATGAAGGTGGGGACGTTCGACGATCCCAGCGTCTTCGGCGGCCCGCAGATGGTGATCTTCACCATCGACAAGCAGAGCTTCCATCACGTGCCGGAAGGCGTGCCGACGTTCGAGCGGGTGCCGGGCTGA
- a CDS encoding peroxiredoxin, giving the protein MIGRALAVLVLAAVAAGPARAADTPSVPAVGAAAPDVVLTNDRGETTKLSDYRGKWVVLYFYPKDFTSGCTLEAQNFQRDLAKYEQAGAVVLGVSIDDADSHRAFGAKEGLGFRLLSDPDAATSAAYGSVISRFGTRLAARNTFIIDPQGKIAQVFTGVDPAEHSGEVLSALATLQRR; this is encoded by the coding sequence ATGATCGGTCGCGCGCTCGCCGTCCTGGTCCTGGCCGCCGTCGCGGCAGGGCCGGCGCGCGCGGCCGACACGCCGAGCGTGCCCGCGGTCGGCGCTGCCGCGCCGGACGTCGTCCTCACCAACGACCGCGGAGAGACGACGAAGCTGTCGGACTATCGCGGCAAGTGGGTGGTGCTCTACTTCTATCCGAAGGACTTCACGAGCGGCTGCACGCTCGAGGCGCAGAACTTCCAGCGTGATCTCGCGAAATACGAGCAGGCGGGCGCCGTCGTCCTCGGCGTCAGCATCGACGACGCCGACTCCCACAGGGCGTTCGGGGCCAAGGAGGGCCTGGGCTTCCGGCTGCTGTCCGATCCCGATGCGGCCACGTCGGCGGCGTACGGCTCGGTCATCAGCCGCTTCGGGACGAGGCTGGCGGCGCGCAACACGTTCATCATCGATCCGCAGGGCAAGATCGCGCAGGTCTTCACGGGCGTCGATCCCGCGGAGCACAGCGGCGAGGTGCTGAGCGCGCTCGCGACGCTGCAACGCCGGTGA
- a CDS encoding Sbal_3080 family lipoprotein — MSTRSHRLLAIAALLSACTSVKVKPVDPSMGVKHVCIENNPKVVVGDFLPVVRDGFTRHGITTEVYSPNAPAVPDGCQLILKYTALQSWDLTTYLSHAELTLQTPDGTQVASAEYHLVGKGGYALTKFQGTKTKMDPVIDELLKGY; from the coding sequence ATGTCGACGAGGAGCCACCGTCTACTCGCGATCGCCGCGCTGCTGTCCGCCTGCACGTCGGTCAAGGTGAAGCCCGTCGACCCATCGATGGGCGTGAAGCACGTGTGCATCGAGAACAACCCGAAGGTGGTCGTGGGGGACTTCCTGCCGGTCGTGCGCGACGGCTTCACGCGGCACGGGATCACCACCGAAGTCTACTCGCCGAACGCACCTGCCGTACCCGACGGCTGCCAGCTGATCCTCAAGTACACGGCGCTGCAGTCGTGGGACCTGACGACCTACCTCTCGCACGCGGAGCTCACGCTCCAGACACCCGACGGCACGCAGGTCGCGTCGGCCGAGTACCACCTGGTCGGGAAGGGCGGGTACGCGCTCACGAAGTTCCAGGGCACGAAGACCAAGATGGATCCCGTGATCGACGAGCTGTTGAAGGGATACTGA
- a CDS encoding GFA family protein — MLTGSCMCGGVRYEIDGRIGPPGHCHCATCRKAQGGAFVTNAPVRARYFRVVTGEDLVAGFESSPGKVRSFCRRCGSPLWSRRSDDPETVRIRLGLLDDDPGRRPLGHVWVGEKAPWFEITDDLPRWERGLDEPATPRGSGT, encoded by the coding sequence ATGCTGACGGGGAGCTGCATGTGCGGCGGCGTTCGCTACGAGATCGACGGCCGGATCGGTCCTCCCGGGCACTGCCACTGCGCGACGTGCCGCAAAGCGCAGGGCGGCGCGTTCGTCACCAACGCGCCGGTGCGGGCGCGGTACTTCCGCGTCGTGACGGGCGAGGACCTCGTCGCCGGCTTCGAGTCGTCGCCGGGGAAGGTCCGCAGCTTCTGCCGGCGGTGCGGCTCGCCGCTGTGGAGCCGCCGGAGCGACGACCCCGAGACCGTCCGGATCCGGCTGGGTCTGCTCGACGACGATCCCGGACGCCGCCCGCTCGGCCACGTGTGGGTCGGCGAGAAGGCGCCCTGGTTCGAGATCACCGACGACCTGCCGCGCTGGGAGCGCGGCCTGGACGAGCCGGCGACGCCCCGCGGATCGGGAACGTAG
- a CDS encoding class I SAM-dependent methyltransferase, whose translation MQDGRPSQTAHGAAMLRAAHQRFDVPHVLDDPLALRIVGADAASALRTEPPRLATPRMRALRASVAVRSRYAEDRLAAAVARGVRQYVLLGAGLDTFAFRNRHQGLRVFEVDHPATQAWKRERLAAAGIAIPDSLTFAPVDFERETLAEGLRRAGFDRAAPAFFSWLGVTVYLTREAIMETLRFVASSAAGSEIVLTYVVSDSPLGERTAELGEPWLTFFDAQSIARDLAALGFVDVEDLDADETNRRYFGGRADGLRVGGHGHLVHARVGAREERSCIG comes from the coding sequence GTGCAGGACGGGCGTCCCAGCCAGACGGCGCACGGGGCGGCGATGCTCCGTGCGGCCCACCAGCGGTTCGACGTCCCGCACGTGCTCGACGACCCGCTCGCGCTGCGTATCGTCGGAGCGGACGCGGCGTCGGCGCTGCGGACCGAGCCGCCGCGGCTCGCGACGCCGCGGATGCGCGCGCTGCGCGCCTCGGTGGCGGTGCGGAGCCGCTATGCCGAGGATCGGCTCGCGGCGGCGGTCGCGCGCGGCGTCCGCCAGTACGTGCTCCTCGGGGCCGGCCTCGACACGTTCGCCTTCCGGAATCGCCATCAGGGGCTGCGCGTCTTCGAGGTGGATCATCCCGCCACGCAGGCCTGGAAGCGCGAGCGCCTGGCCGCGGCGGGTATCGCGATTCCGGACTCCCTCACCTTCGCGCCCGTCGACTTCGAGCGCGAGACGCTCGCCGAGGGTCTCCGCCGCGCCGGCTTCGACCGCGCCGCTCCGGCGTTCTTCTCGTGGCTCGGGGTCACGGTCTATCTCACGCGCGAGGCCATCATGGAGACGCTCCGCTTCGTGGCGTCGAGCGCCGCGGGCAGCGAGATCGTGCTCACGTACGTCGTTTCCGATTCGCCGCTCGGCGAGCGTACGGCCGAGCTGGGCGAGCCCTGGCTCACGTTCTTCGACGCGCAGTCGATCGCGCGCGATCTCGCCGCGCTCGGCTTCGTGGACGTCGAGGACCTCGACGCCGACGAGACGAATCGGCGATATTTCGGCGGCCGTGCCGACGGCCTCCGCGTCGGCGGCCACGGCCATCTCGTGCACGCGCGCGTCGGCGCACGGGAGGAGCGCTCATGTATCGGATGA
- a CDS encoding LysE family translocator, with protein sequence MSWETWSLFLVMVTVLCLTPGPAVMFVLSQALRRGRRAAFWSSLGILAGNTFYFILSASSLGAILFASYDLFATIRWIGAAYLVWLGVTTFIGASPIVPGGPTGGAARPGPRLVLDGFVLQASNPKALVFFTALVPQFVDPAGTVPLQMAILAATTVVVELAVLTTYGALAGRATALAAEPRFATATNRVAGSLLVAAGVGTAAIRRP encoded by the coding sequence ATGAGCTGGGAGACGTGGAGCCTCTTCCTGGTGATGGTGACCGTGCTCTGCCTCACGCCGGGGCCGGCCGTGATGTTCGTCCTGTCGCAGGCCCTCCGGCGCGGGCGGCGCGCCGCGTTCTGGTCGAGCCTCGGCATCCTCGCGGGCAACACCTTCTACTTCATCCTCTCGGCGTCGAGCCTGGGGGCGATCCTGTTCGCGTCGTACGACCTCTTCGCGACCATCCGCTGGATCGGCGCCGCGTACCTCGTGTGGCTCGGCGTCACGACGTTCATCGGCGCCTCGCCGATCGTCCCCGGCGGCCCGACCGGCGGCGCCGCACGGCCGGGGCCGCGTCTCGTGCTCGACGGCTTCGTGCTCCAGGCATCGAACCCGAAGGCGCTCGTGTTCTTCACGGCGCTGGTGCCGCAGTTCGTCGATCCGGCGGGAACCGTTCCGTTGCAGATGGCGATCCTCGCGGCGACGACGGTCGTCGTCGAGCTCGCGGTGCTGACGACCTACGGCGCGCTCGCCGGCCGTGCGACGGCCCTCGCCGCCGAGCCGCGCTTCGCCACCGCGACCAATCGCGTCGCGGGGTCGCTGCTGGTCGCGGCCGGCGTCGGGACGGCGGCGATCCGCCGGCCCTGA
- a CDS encoding NUDIX domain-containing protein — MTLPTDDWRLCPRCGARLEHRGDHVGCAACGLVHYPNMGVGAAVVIRNSRGQVLMVQRSPHQFGAGKWCFPCGYVEWNEDLRRAAEREAREEAGVEVVIGEPVYAETNFHQQGKPTIGIWFEATMVDPHATPVAGDDAIAVGWFDLTDPPALAFPTDAALLAKLARA, encoded by the coding sequence GTGACGCTGCCCACCGACGACTGGCGCCTGTGCCCGCGCTGCGGCGCGCGCCTAGAGCACCGCGGCGATCACGTGGGGTGCGCCGCGTGCGGGCTCGTTCACTATCCGAACATGGGCGTCGGCGCGGCGGTCGTGATCCGCAACTCGCGCGGCCAGGTGCTGATGGTGCAGCGCTCGCCGCACCAGTTCGGCGCCGGCAAGTGGTGCTTCCCGTGCGGGTACGTCGAGTGGAACGAGGACCTGCGGCGCGCGGCCGAGCGCGAAGCGCGCGAGGAGGCCGGGGTCGAGGTCGTGATCGGCGAGCCCGTGTACGCCGAGACGAACTTCCACCAACAGGGCAAGCCGACGATCGGCATCTGGTTCGAGGCGACGATGGTCGATCCTCACGCGACCCCGGTCGCTGGCGACGATGCGATCGCGGTCGGCTGGTTCGATCTCACCGATCCGCCGGCTCTCGCCTTTCCCACCGACGCGGCGCTGCTCGCGAAGCTCGCGCGCGCCTGA